In a genomic window of Equus caballus isolate H_3958 breed thoroughbred chromosome 9, TB-T2T, whole genome shotgun sequence:
- the DSCC1 gene encoding sister chromatid cohesion protein DCC1: MKRTREEVDATLQIAKLNAAELLPAVHCLGFGPRASGAGGGDFCLLELEPALCQQLEAGHSLVIRGDKDEQAVLCSQDKTYDLKIADTSNMLLFIPGCKTPDQLKMEETHSDIIHTEIFGFSNNYWELRRCRPKLKKLKKLLMENTYEGPDTQKEKDSTHSKYTTEDLLNQIQASEEEIMARLQVLNACEIGGYWRILEFDYEMKLLNHITQLVDSESWSFSRVPLNTCLQELGPLEPEEMIEHCLECYGKKYIEEGEVYFELSADKICRATAQMLLQNAVKFNLTEFQEVWQQSVPEGMITSLDQLKGLALVDRHSRPEIIFLLKVDDLPEDNQERFNSLFSLREKWTEEDIAPYIQDLCGEKQTIGALLTKYSRSSMQNGVKVYNSRRPIS; encoded by the exons ATGAAGAGGACCCGAGAGGAGGTGGACGCGACGCTGCAGATCGCCAAGCTGAACGCGGCCGAGCTGCTGCCTGCGGTGCACTGCCTGGGCTTCGGCCCCCGGGCCAGCGGCGCCGGCGGCGGTGACTTCTGCCTGCTGGAGCTGGAGCCCGCGCTGTGCCAGCAGCTGGAGGCAGGACACAG TCTTGTGATTCGTGGTGATAAAGATGAGCAGGCTGTGCTGTGCAGTCAAGACAAAACATATGACCTGAAAATAGCAGACACTTCCAATATGTTGCTTTTTATCCCTGGTTGTAAAACTCCAGACCAGCTGAAGATGGAAGAAACACACTCTGACATTATTCACACTGAG ATCTTTGGTTTTTCTAATAATTATTGGGAATTAAGAAGATGTAGACCCAAATTAAAGAAGCTAAAGAAACTTTTGATGGAAAATACCTATGAAGGACCTGACACTCAAAAAGAAAAGGACTCAACTCACTCAAAA tATACAACCGAAGATTTGCTTAATCAAATTCAGGCAAGTgaggaagaaataatggcccgATTACAAGTTCTAAATGCCTGTGAGATTGGAG GTTATTGGAGGATTCTTGAATTTGATTATGAGATGAAACTTCTGAATCATATAACTCAGCTTGTGGATTCTGAATCTTGGTCTTTTAGTAGAGTTCCTTTGAATACGTGCCTTCAGGAACTTGGACCATTGGAACCAGA ggaAATGATTGAACACTGTCTTGAATGTTATGGAAAGAAATATATAGAGGAAG GTGAAGTTTATTTTGAATTGAGTGCTGATAAAATATGCAGAGCAACAGCACAAATGCTGCTTCAGAATGCAGTGAAATTCAATCTCACCGAGTTTCAAGAAGTGTGGCAACAGAGTGTTCCTGAGGGAATGATAACCAGTCTTGATCAGCTTAAG GGTTTAGCCTTGGTGGACAGACACTCAAGACCAGAAATCATATTTTTGCTAAAAGTAGATGATTTACCTGAGGACAATCAGGAGCGTTTTAATAGTCTATTCTCTCTAAGAGAGAAGTGGACAGAAGAAGATATTGCTCCATATATTCA AGACTTGTGTGGCGAGAAGCAAACCATAGGTGCATTACTCACTAAATATTCTCGATCTTCGATGCAAAACGGTGTTAAAGTTTATAACTCAAGAAGACCCATTTCTTAA